From Vanrija pseudolonga chromosome 1, complete sequence, a single genomic window includes:
- the ttc39b gene encoding Tetratricopeptide repeat protein 39B: MRTAKAQQVSSPVDYGQVSPGGGPPPRRKLSVTLRRGFSSYFGSGRFEAAEEAINSPNKANGGGAARRSSTAPPKFSPSTSGNSTPTKTASDSTGKYFSDSTGKYSYSKTSDRNNSISLSNGNGAGAGGQPLDPHAAVLALNAAVAALNEHNARFAQQGGYGGYNQQVGGQQQGYVNAGPGAVINPTPVRTVSRNSSQFSSANGYPASPTQKIATGFSTSPSQQFNAPPSPTQQKSYGGYAAAGAGAVAAGAAGAAAVQQRSYNNYGGANGSAAPSQQKKKPLPGQSSAQTSAQIYANSQGNNSTSRLATLYSRWTTGDTESDDENIGYGTPEEGGFTDDESHHGYGHGHRRKNSRSKHSNGHAKAAVAAANVHPARNAPLPPAAVVATTEGPRLNRNKATGMSIRQEFHHGDPADINQGAVLAHDLDLCREVLRLFLESRMKECEDGLRAGDPDNNHLYLQVGNTILSALKGMMTFDSSDLLSALDIAKSTSSIASSLRHPTESVFSKLGGLVRTNHAVARVKAMTVLELHAELCYAECILMKAVLAIVAGGDWMGLIREALNMRTAHGIYKTLQQFLDEADKNGFDESIDMDFRSGVLLGSGTSALILSLLPAKVLKVAEVFGFLGDRDYALKTLMAAGGWSPNSDLPAYNEETEGVRRPICDMVILVFHLVISVLMPVSHVDIPTARKIVNYNLGRYPTGIFFLYFQARLMTSQCEPERANESLQKALDLDLEYVQVQHMCLWDYGCNYLITTQYDGARQCFEILRAESNWSRAVYTYISAAAMMMVADDPRYPEATTSNILELMAELPKLGKKLAGKSLPIEKMCLRKGRKYLAQGNYLFLPAMELSYSFGLIGHAPKRLLVDIWIPRITAALEDLESQSPETYGNGVQYWDDYVLGHFLRGVCQFISRYQPVEATADALRVSPGAPTDAQLDAGAEADFKKVIAASPQVRLDHWMLFHNHYELGRLYAKRGDKKNARIHFDVVINNKLPTPNLYTHKGQGKYSMEGALQIKTHSAISNLDKKN, translated from the exons ATGCGCACAGCAAAGGCCCAGCAGGTATCATCGCCGGTCGACTACGGCCAGGTCTCACCTGGCGGCGGTCCTCCCCCGCGTAGGAAGTTGTCAGTGAC CCTCAGGCGCGGCTTCTCGTCCTACTTTGGTTCAGGCCGTttcgaggccgccgaggaagccaTCAACTCGCCGAACAAGGCTaacggtggtggtgccgcccgccgctcatCTACCGCGCCACCAAAgttctcgccctcgacgagcggcaactcgacgccgacaaagACGGCGTCCGACAGCACGGGCAAGTACTTTAGCGACAGCACCGGCAAGTACTCGTACTCGAAGACGTCGGACCGCAACAACAGCATCTCGCTCtccaacggcaacggcgccggcgccggcggccagccgctcgacccgcacgcggccgtcctcgcgctcaacgccgccgtcgccgcgctcaacgagCACAACGCCCGCTTCGCCCAGCAGGGAGGCTACGGCGGCTACAACCAGCAGgtcggcggccagcagcaggggTACGTCAACgccggccccggcgccgtCATCAACCCCACCCCTGTGCGGACCGTCAGCCGCAACAGCTCCCAGTTCAGCAGCGCCAACGGATACCCTGCGTCGCCGACCCAGAAGATCGCGACCGGCTTcagcacgtcgccgtcgcagcAGTTCAACGCGCCCCCCTCGCCTACCCAACAGAAGAGCTACGGTGGCTacgccgctgccggtgctggcgctgtcgctgccggtgctgctggcgccgccgcggtgcaGCAGAGAAGCTACAACAACTACGGTGGCGCAAACGGAtcggcggcgccatcgcagcagaagaagaagcccCTCCCTGGACAGTCGTCGGCCCAGACATCGGCCCAGATCTACGCCAACTCGCAGGGCAACAACAGCACGTCGCGTCTCGCGACTCTGTACTCGCGCTGGACGACGGGTGACACTGAGAGCGACGATGAGAACATTGGCTACGGCACGCCCGAAGAGGGTGGcttcaccgacgacgagtcgcaCCACGGCtacggccacggccacagGCGCAAGAACAGCAGGAGCAAGCACTCGAACGGCCACGCCAAGGCAGCAGTTGCAGCTGCCAACGTCCACCCCGCGCGcaacgcgccgctgccccccgCTGCTGTCGTGGCCACCACCGAGGGCCCCAGGCTCAACCGTAACAAGGCGACGGGCATGTCCATCCGCCAGGAGTTCCACCACGGCGACCCGGCAGACATCAACCAGGGCGCTGTGCTCGCCCATGACCTCGACCTCTGCCGTGAGGTGCTCCGTCTCTTCTTGGAGAGCAGGATGAAGGAGTGCGAGGACGGCCTCAGAGCAGGCGACCCCGACAACAACCACCTGTACCTCCAGGTCGGTAACACTATCCTGTCGGCGCTCAAGGGTATGATGACGTTCGACTCGAGTGACCTtctctcggcgctcgacattgccaagtcgacgtcgtcgatCGCCTCGAGCCTCCGCCACCCCACCGAGTCGGTCTtctccaagctcggcggTCTGGTTCGTACCAACCACGCTGTCGCCCGTGTCAAGGCCATGACGGTGCTCGAGCTCCACGCCGAGCTGTGTTACGCCGAGTGTATCCTCATGAAGGCTGTGCTTGCCATCGTCGCAGGCGGTGACTGGATGGGCCTGAtccgcgaggcgctcaacATGCGTACCGCGCACGGCATCTACAAGACGCTCCAGCagttcctcgacgaggccgacaagaaCGGCTTTGACGAGAGCATCGACATGGACTTCCGTTCCGGTGTGCTCCTCGGCAGTGGTACCAGCGCCCTCATCCTGTCGCTCCTGCCCGCCAAGGTGCTcaaggttgccgaggtcTTCGGCTTCCTCGGTGACCGTGACTATGCGCTCAAGACGCTCATGGCCGCTGGTGGCTGGTCGCCCAACTCGGACCTCCCGGCGTACAACGAGGAGACGGAGGGTGTCCGTCGCCCCATTTGCGACATGGTCATCCTCGTGTTCCACCTTGTGATTTCCGTCCTCATGCCCGTGTCGCACGTCGACATCCCCACGGCCCGCAAGATTGTAAACTACAACCTCGGCCGCTACCCCACCGGCATCTTCTTCCTCTACTTCCAGGCCCGTTTGATGACCTCGCAGtgcgagcccgagcgcgcCAACGAGTCGCTCCAGAaggccctcgacctcgacctcgagtaTGTCCAGGTCCAGCACATGTGTCTCTGGGACTACGGCTGCAACTACCTCATCACGACCCAGTACGACGGTGCTCGCCAGTGTTTCGAGATTCTCCGTGCCGAGTCCAACTGGTCGCGCGCAGTGTACACCTACATTTCGGCTGCTGCCATGATGatggtcgccgacgacccgcgtTACCCCGAGGCTACGACCTCGAACATTCTCGAGCTCATGGCCGAGCTCCCCAAGCTCGGCAAGAAGCTCGCTGGCAAGTCGCTCCCCATCGAGAAGATGTGTCTCCGCAAGGGCCGCAAGTACCTCGCCCAGGGCAACTACCTGTTCCTCCCCGCCATGGAGCTGTCGTACAGCTTTGGCCTTATCGGCCACGCTCCCAAGCGTCTGCTTGTCGACATCTGGATCCCCCGCATCactgccgccctcgaggacctcgagaGCCAGTCTCCCGAGACGTACGGCAACGGTGTGCAGTACTGGGACGACTACGTTCTCGGCCACTTCCTCCGCGGTGTGTGCCAGTTCATCTCGCGCTACCAGCCTGTCGAGgccacggccgacgcgctgcgcgtgtcCCCGGGCGCTCCCACCGACGCACAGCtcgacgctggcgccgaggccgacttcAAGAAGGTCATTGCCGCGTCGCCCCAGGTGCGCCTGGACCACTGGATGCTGTTCCACAACCACTacgagctcggccgtctgtacgccaagcgcggcgacaagAAGAATGCGCGTATCCACTTTGACGTTGTCATCAACAACAAGCTTCCCACGCCCAACCTGTACACGCACAAGGGCCAGGGCAAGTACTCTATGGAGGGCGCGCTGCAGATCAAGACGCACTCGGCCATCTCCAACCTGGACAAGAAGAACTAG
- the spe1 gene encoding Ornithine decarboxylase, whose amino-acid sequence MSSTLTETTRRRVGVVRTQPWDDSAAAAVPRAGASSAAELGRALEPAPESAPRLRLNPPVRAARPAHDVLATPVSDAAVHALVDEIVAQRMEAAEAGHDESAFFAADLGAVYDAVQTWRRSPIGDRVELFYAVKCNPSPMVLHLLSLLGTSFDCASVAEFNAVLALPSAPAADRVIFANPCKPASFIRAAANAGVDMMTFDNADELHKIKRAHPGAKLVLRILTDDSKSLCRLGLKFGAPLDTCASLLALAKSLDLNVIGVSFHVGSGCKDKAQFADAVWRAKKVFGMAEKVGYDFKFLDIGGGFERETFADMSEVVRESLDLYFPEDEGVRVIAEPGRFLVSSAFTLATSIIARRKALDAAPAATPAPAGAEDSPEVMYYINDGVYGSFNCIMFDHQIVHPYPLTIGNAPAPAAARPAFPPPPNVQLPTDLTLQLGYADNERASVWGPTCDSIDCVRSLVHLPRGVEVGDWIGWGEMGAYTLCAASTFNGFDRSPVHWTTGGDSPNGREVRRVLDAFHSTQ is encoded by the coding sequence ATGAGCAGCACCCTCACCGagacgacacggcggcgcgttggCGTCGTGCGCACGCAGCCGTGGGACGAcagcgctgctgcggccgtcccccgcgccggtgccagctcggcagcggAGCTTGGCCGCGCGCTTGAGCCTGCTCCAgagtcggcgccgcgcctgcgcctcaACCCGCctgtgcgcgccgcgcgccctgcgcacgacgtgctcgccacGCCCGTGTCCGACGCTGCGGTccacgcgctcgtcgacgagatcgtcgcccagcgcatggaggccgccgaggcaggGCACGACGAGAGCGCCTTCTtcgcggccgacctcggcgccgtctaCGACGCGGTGCAGACgtggcgccgctcgccgatcggcgaccgcgtcgagctctTCTACGCCGTCAAGTGCAACCCCAGCCCGATGGTCCTGCACCTGCTCTCGCTGCTCGGCACGTCGTTTGACTGCGCGTCCGTCGCCGAGTTcaacgccgtgctcgcgctcccctcGGCCCCGGCCGCCGACAGGGTCATCTTTGCCAACCCGTGCAAGCCGGCGTCGTTTatccgcgccgcggccaacgccggcgtcgacatgaTGACGTTTGACaatgccgacgagctgcacaAGATCAAGCGCGCGCACCccggcgccaagctcgtgCTCCGCATCCTCACCGACGACTCCAAGTCGctctgccgcctcggcctcaagtTTGGCGCGCCCCTCGACACGTGCGCGTCGCTgcttgccctcgccaagtcgctcgaccTCAACGTCATCGGCGTGAGCTTCCACGTCGGCTCGGGGTGCAAAGACAAGGCCCAgttcgccgacgccgtctgGCGCGCCAAGAAGGTGTTTGGCATGGCCGAGAAGGTCGGCTACGACTTCAAGTTCCTCGACATTGGCGGCGGCTTCGAGCGCGAGACGTTTGCCGACATGTCCGAGGTTGTTCGTGAGAGCCTCGACCTCTACttccccgaggacgagggcgtgcgcGTCATCGCTGAGCCTGGACGCTTCCTCGTCTCGAGCGCGTTCACCCTCGCGACCAGCATCATTGCCCGTCGCAAGgctctcgacgccgcgcccgctgccACCCCGGCGCCAGCAGGCGCCGAGGACAGCCCAGAGGTCATGTACTACATCAACGACGGCGTGTACGGCTCGTTCAACTGCATCATGTTCGACCACCAGATTGTGCACCCGTACCCTCTGACGATCGGCaacgcgcccgcgccagccgccgcgcgcccggcgttccccccgccgccgaacgTGCAGCTGCCGACCGACCTGACCCTGCAGCTGGGGTacgccgacaacgagcgcgcgagcgtgtgGGGCCCGACGTGCGACTCGATCGACTGCgtccgctcgctcgtccacctgccgcgcggcgtcgaggtcggcgactgGATCGGATGGGGCGAGATGGGCGCGTACACGCTctgcgcggcctcgacgttCAACGGCTTTGACCGCTCGCCTGTTCACTGGACCACGGGCGGCGACTCGCCCAACGGACGCGAGgtgcgccgcgtgctcgacgcgttccaCTCCACCCAGTAG
- the CNB01990 gene encoding Pentafunctional AROM polypeptide, with translation MTSLADVLKISILGNDSIHVGFHLLPYIFRTIVTTLPSSTYALITDTNLACLYLKDIEDAFNTAAADAGSKARFLTYQVAPGEGAKSRQVKGDIEDWLLDEKCTRDTVILAFGGGVIGDLTGFVAATFMRGVKFVQIPTTLLAMVDSSVGGKTAIDTPHGKNLIGAFWQPSYIFIDLAFLSTLNQREFSNGMAEVVKTAAIWKADDFALLESRAEEISSAVSTKAEGFAGRFEKDRSVAQGLLLTVVSGSVYVKAHIVTIDERETGLRNLVNFGHTIGHAIEAVLTPAILHGECVSVGMILEAEVARQLGHLNQVAVGRLTRACAAYGLPVSLSDRRIASLPAASQLTVDRLLDIMRIDKKNSGPAKKIVILSRIGKTYEEKATVVADEVIRKVLCEAAIVIPGVPTKSPVTMETPGSKSISNRALVLAALGKGTCRVRNLLHSDDTAVMMNALAELKGAVFGWEDGGETIVVEGHGGKLSPPPKGKELYLGNAGTAARFLTTVCTIVQGEGSEDKSTAITGNARMKQRPIGPLVDALRANGAKVDYLEGQGCLPLNIGTDGLRGGHIQLAASVSSQYVSSILLCAPYAKEEITLELIGGQVISQLYIDMTIAMMGQFGVKVQRKTDAAGKLLDVYVIPKATYINPPVYNVESDASSATYPLAIAAITGTTCTISNIGSSSLQGDARFAKEVLEPMGCKVEQTETYTTVTGPPIGTLRALGNVDMEPMTDAFLTASVLAAVATRPCLPGREVEGLRPEGTRIYGIANQRVKECNRIKAMRDELGKFGVETDEFDDGIILYGKPHESLAHGVLVHTYDDHRVAMAHAVLACLIPGTVLEEKRCVEKTWPNFWDDLQNKIGIDFDGVELDTRNQASTSGSKPQQDEHPVFLIGMRGAGKTYIGQIAAEVLGGEYTDADDVFVKETGKSVAEFVAANGWPAFRETETKILAGFLEEKRGNHVIGLGGGVVETEAARKLLTNYAAKGGVVVHITRELEDIEAFLDKIGGTAQRPKWGEDFADVFRRREPWYQACSSHEFVNILDPVGKQTPAEHHRAMRAECQRFFNFVTGKDANRPVLTGPNAKPTAFLSLTFPDLTPALANIETLTEGSDAIELRVDLLSPTGKAPTEPTLPPASYVAKQLAQLRLVSGLPVVYSVRSKDQGGWAPSNDAAGYAALVHLGLRSAAEYVDVELAWPAPVIAGIHGARGQSALIASWHDWTGKMKWDGPEVAAKYVEGDKLGDVIKIVGTATSSADNAALALFADRKRADPAAKPLLAINMGALGQLSRVINPTLTPVTHADLPSRAAPGQLTAREVNQARALIGLEPSRKFFLFGSPIAASVSPTLHNSGFQALGFPHVYDRHEASTVDAGVLAVLNDPAFGGASVTIPLKLDVIPHLAEVSEHVKVIGAVNTIIVREGANGRELYGDNTDWAAIHEAAQRNLSPALASGPDGLTTLVIGAGGTCRAAIYALHQLGARRILLFNRTRANAESVAASFPKEYNVVVVDALDKLPAQPGVVVSTVPGTSLTADSSSEGIFLPSSVLSAPGGVAIDLAYKPYKTALLTTAESAGWASISGIEILTLQGFRQFSLWTGKPAPVSVMRNAAMDKYFASA, from the exons ATGAcctccctcgccgacgtcctcaAAATCTCCATCCTCGGAAACGACTCTATCCACGTCGGCTTCCACCTCCTCCCTTACATCTTCCGCACCATCGTCACGACGCTCCCCTCGAGCACGTACGCCCTCATCACCGACACCAACCTCGCGTGCCTGTACCTCAAGGACATTGAGGATGCGTTCAACActgccgcggccgacgccggctcCAAGGCCCGCTTCCTCACCTACCAGGTCGCTCCCGGAGAAGGCGCAAAGTCGCGCCAGGTCAAGGGTGACATTGAGGACTggctcctcgacgagaagTGTACCCGCGACACTGTGATCCTCGcctttggcggcggcgtcattGGCGACCTTACTGGCTTTGTGGCCGCTACCTT CATGCGAGGCGTCAAGTTCGTCCAGATCCCGAcgaccctcctcgccatggtcgactcgagcgtcggcggcaagacgGCCATCGACACGCCGCACGGCAAGAACCTCATCGGCGCATTCTGGCAGCCGAGCTACATCTTCATCGACCTCGCCTTCCTCTCGACGCTCAACCAGCGCGAGTTCTCCAACGGCAtggccgaggtcgtcaagaCCGCGGCTATCTGGAAGGCCGACGACTTTGCCCtcctcgagtcgcgcgccgaggagatcTCGTCCGCCGTGTCCACCAAGGCTGAGGGCTTTGCCGGCCGCTTCGAAAAGGACCGCTCGGTCGCCCAGGGCCTGCTGCTTACTGTCGTCTCGGGCTCGGTCTATGTCAAGGCCCACATCGTCACCAttgacgagcgcgagacggGTCTCCGCAACCTTGTCAACTTTGGCCACACGATTGGCCACGCCATCGAGGCCGTCCTCACCCCCGCCATCCTCCACGGCGAGTGCGTGTCCGTCGGCATgatcctcgaggccgaggtcgcccgCCAGCTCGGTCACCTCAACCAGGTCGCTGTAGGCCGCCTCACCCGTGCGTGCGCCGCCTACGGCCTCCCCGTTTCCCTTTCGGACCGCCGCATTGCGAGCCTCCCCGCTGCGTCGCAGCTCAccgtcgaccgcctcctTGACATTATGCGTATCGACAAGAAGAACTCGGGCCCCGCCAAGAAGATTGTCATTCTCTCCCGTATCGGCAAGACGtacgaggagaaggccaccgtcgtcgccgacgaggtcatccGCAAGGTCCTCTGCGAGGCCGCTATCGTCATCCCTGGCGTGCCCACCAAATCGCCGGTTACGATGGAGACGCCGGGCTCCAAGTCCATCTCGAACCGCGCGCttgtgctcgccgcgctcggcaagggcacCTGCCGCGTCCGTAACCTTCTCCACTCGGACGACACTGCCGTCATGATgaacgcgctcgccgagctcaagggcgCAGTCTTTGGCTGGGAGGACGGAGGCGAGACCATTGTCGTCGAAGGCCACGGCGGCAAGCTTTCGCCCCCtcccaagggcaaggagctgTACCTCGGCAACGCCGGCACTGCTGCCCGCTTCCTCACGACCGTCTGCACCATTGTGCAGGGCGAGGGCTCCGAGGACAAGTCTACTGCCATCACTGGCAACGCGCGCATGAAGCAGCGCCCTATCggcccgctcgtcgacgcgctccgcgccaacggcgccaaggtcgactaCCTCGAGGGCCAGGGCTGCCTCCCCCTCAACATTGGCACTGACGGCCTCCGTGGCGGTCACATtcagctcgccgccagcgtgTCGAGCCAGTATGTCTCGTCGATCCTGCTCTGCGCGCCCTacgccaaggaggagatcacgctcgagctcatcggcgGCCAGGTCATCTCGCAGCTCTACATTGACATGACTATCGCCATGATGGGCCAGTTCGGCGTCAAGGTCCAGCGCAAGACCGACGCTgccggcaagctcctcgacgtctATGTCATCCCCAAGGCCACGTACATCAACCCTCCCGTGTACAACGTCGAGTCGGACGCTTCGAGCGCCACCTACCCCCTCGCCATTGCTGCCATCACTGGTACCACGTGCACCATCTCCAACATtggctcgtcctcgctccaGGGTGACGCCCGCTTCGCCAAGGAGGTCCTCGAGCCCATGGGCTGCAAGGTCGAGCAGACCGAGACCTACACCACAGTCACTGGCCCTCCTATCGGCACCCTCCGTGCCCTCGGCAACGTTGACATGGAGCCCATGACCGACGCCTTCCTCACCGCATCggtccttgccgccgtggCCACTCGCCCCTGCCTCCCcggccgcgaggtcgagggtcTCCGCCCCGAGGGCACCCGCATCTACGGTATCGCCAACCAGCGTGTCAAGGAGTGCAACCGTATCAAGGCTatgcgcgacgagctcggcaagtTTGGTGTCGAGACCGACGAGTTTGACGATGGCATCATCCTCTATGGCAAGCCTCACGAGAgcctcgcgcacggcgtctTGGTTCACACCTACGACGACCACCGCGTCGCCATGgcccacgccgtcctcgcgtGTCTCATCCCCGGCaccgtgctcgaggagaagcGTTGCGTTGAGAAGACGTGGCCCAACTTCTGGGACGACCTCCAGAACAAGATTGGCATCGACTTTGAcggtgtcgagctcgacacgcgcaACCAGGCGTCCACCTCGGGCTCCAAGCCCCAGCAGGACGAGCACcccgtcttcctcatcggcATGCGTGGCGCCGGCAAGACCTACATTGGTCAGATTGCggccgaggtcctcggcggcgagtacaccgacgccgacgacgtcttTGTCAAGGAGACCGGCAAGTCGGTCGCCGAGTTTGTTGCTGCCAACGGCTGGCCTGCCTTCCGCGAGACCGAGACCAAGATCCTTGCTGGCTTcctcgaggagaagcgcggcAACCACGTGattggcctcggcggcggtgtcgtcgaGACCGAGGCGGCACGCAAGCTCCTCACCAACTATGCGGCCAAGggcggtgtcgtcgtccacaTCACCCGTGAGCTGGAGGACATTGaggccttcctcgacaagaTTGGTGGCACGGCCCAGCGCCCCAAGTGGGGTGAGGACTTTGCCGACGTCTTCCGTCGCCGCGAGCCCTGGTACCAGGCATGCAGCAGCCACGAGTTTGTCAACATCCTCGACCCGGTCGGCAAGCAGACGCCTGCCGAGCACCACCGCGCCATGCGCGCCGAGTGCCAGCGCTTCTTCAACTTTGTCACTGGCAAGGACGCGAACCGCCCCGTGCTCACTGGCCCCAACGCCAAGCCCACGGCCTTCCTCTCCCTCACGTTCCCTGACCtcacgccggcgctcgccaacATTGAGACGCTGACTGAGGGCTCGGACGCCATCGAGCtccgcgtcgacctcctctCGCCCACTGGCAAGGCGCCGACCGAGCCCACCCTCCCGCCGGCGTCGTACGTCGCCAAGCAGCTCGCTCAGCTCCGTCTCGTCTCCGGCCTCCCTGTCGTCTACTCTGTCCGCTCTAAGGACCAGGGCGGTTGGGCCCCTAGCAACGACGCTGCTGGCTACGCTGCCCTCGTCCACCTTGGCCTCCGCTCCGCTGCCGAgtacgtcgacgtcgagctggcctGGCCCGCGCCTGTCATCGCTGGCATCCACGGTGCTCGCGGCCAGTCTGCTCTGATTGCCTCGTGGCATGACTGGACCGGTAAGATGAAGTGGGACGGCCCCGAGGTTGCGGCCAAGTACGTCGAGGGTGACAAGCTGGGCGACGTTATCAAGATTGTTGGCACTGCCACGAGCTCTGCCGACaatgccgcgctcgcgctctttGCCGACcgcaagcgcgccgacccgGCCGCCAAGCCCCTGCTTGCCATCAACATGGGCGCTCTGGGCCAGCTCTCGCGCGTCATCAACCCCACGCTCACTCCCGTCACCCACGCCGACCTCCCGTCGCGCGCTGCCCCTGGCCAGCTTACGGCTCGCGAGGTCAACCAGGCGCGCGCGTTGATCGGCCTCGAGCCGTCGCGCAAGTTCTTCCTTTTCGGGTCGCCGATTGCGGCATCCGTCTCGCCTACCCTTCACAACTCGGGGTTCCAGGCACTTGGATTCCCGCACGTCTACGACCGCCACGAGGCGTCGACTGTGGACGCGGGTgtgctcgccgtcctcaacGACCCCGCGTTTGGCGGTGCGAGCGTGACGATCCCGCTCAAGCTGGACGTTATCCCTCATCTTGCCGAGGTCTCGGAGCACGTCAAGGTCATTGGCGCTGTCAACACGATCATTGTGCGCGAGGGTGCCAACGGACGCGAGCTCTACGGTGACAACACTGATTGGGCCGCCATCCACGAGGCCGCTCAGCGTAACCTGTCGCCGGCCCTGGCATCGGGACCTGACGGGCTGACCACTCTTGTTATCGGCGCTGGTGGTACCTGCCGCGCGGCCATCTACGCGCTTCACCAGCTCGGTGCGCGCCGGATCCTGTTGTTCAACCGAACtcgcgccaacgccgagtCCGTCGCAGCGTCGTTCCCCAAGGAATACAACGTTgtggtggtcgacgcgctcgacaagcttCCGGCTCAGCCTGGCGTGGTCGTGTCGACCGTGCCTGGTACCAGTCTCACTGCCGACTCCAGCAGCGAGGGCATCTTCCTTCCCTCGTCGGTGCTCTCTGCGcctggcggcgtcgcgatCGATCTCGCTTACAAGCCGTACAAGACTGCTCTTCTCACCACGGCCGAGAGCGCGGGCTGGGCCAGCATCAGCGGGATTGAGATTCTCACTCTGCAAGGATTCCGTCAATTCTCTCTGTGGACTGGCAAGCCAGCGCCAGTGTCGGTTATGCGCAACGCGGCCATGGACAAGTACTTTGCTTCAGCCTAG